The window CCGCCCGCCTGATCGCCGGGGAGGGGGATCTCCTGCCGGTGAGCGCCTTCCCGCCGGACGGCACGTGGCCCAGCGGGACCAGCAAGTGGGAGAAGCGCAACATCGCCCAGGAGATCCCGGTGTGGGAGCCGGACCTGTGCATCCAGTGCGGCAAGTGCGTGATGGTCTGCCCCCACTCGGTGATCCGGGCCAAGGTCTACGATCCCGCTCTGCTCGCGGAAGCCCCGCCCACCTTCAAGCACGCCCCGGCCCGGTGGCGGGAGTTCAAGGACATGGTTTACACCCTCCAGGTGTCCCCGGAGGATTGCACCGGCTGCGCCCTGTGCGTGGAGGTCTGCCCGGCGAAGGACAAGTCCGATGTCAGCCGCAAGGCCATCAACATGCGGCCCCAGGCCCCGTTGCGGGAGGCCGAGCGCCGGAACTGGGAGTTCTTCCTCCAGCTCCCTGAGGTGGATCGGCTGCGGGTGAACGTCGGGCAGGTGAAGGACGTGCAGCTGCTGGAGCCGCTGTTCGAGTTCTCCGGGGCGTGCGCCGGCTGCGGGGAGACCCCCTACCTCTCGCTGCTCACCCGGCTCTTCGGCGACCGGCTGGTGATCGCCAACGCCACCGGATGCTCCTCCATCTACGGGGGCAACCTCCCCACCACCCCGTGGACCTACAACCGGGAGGGGCGCGGCCCGGCCTGGTCCAACTCGTTGTTCGAGGACAACGCGGAGTTCGGCCTGGGGATGCGCCTCAGCCTGGACAAGCAACGGGAATACGCGATGGAGCTCCTGAAGCGGCTCAGCGCGCAGATCGGCGAGGCGCTGGTGGAGGAGCTCCTGAACGCCGATCAATCCACGGAGGAAGGGATCCGGGCCCAGCGGGAGCGGGTGGGTCTGCTCAAGGCCCGCCTGCAGGCGCTGCCGGACTCCCCGGAGGTGCGGAATCTGCTAACGGTGGCGGACGCCCTGGTGCGCAAGAGCGTGTGGATCATCGGGGGCGACGGCTGGGCTTACGACATCGGCTACGGTGGGCTGGATCACGTGCTGGCCTCGGGCTATGATGTGAACATCCTGGTGCTGGACACCGAGGTCTACTCCAACACGGGCGGCCAGATGTCCAAGGCCACCCCGCGGGGGGCGGTGGCCAAGTTCGCCGCGGGCGGCAAGCGCGGCCCCAAGAAGGACCTCGCCCTGATGGCCATCAGTTACGGCAACGTCTATGTGGCCCGGGTGGCCATGGGAGCCAACGACACCCATACCGTCAAGGCCTTCCTGGAAGCCGACTCCTATGAGGGGCCGTCCCTGATCATCGCCTACAGCCACTGCATCGCCCATGGCTACGATCTGCGCTACGGGATGGAGCAGCAGAAGCGGGCCGTGCTCTCGGGCTACTGGCCGCTGATCCGCTACGATCCGCGGCGGCTGCGGGAGGGCCTCAACCCGCTTCAGATCGACTCCCGGCCGCCCAGCATCCCGCTCTCGGAGTATATGTATAACGAGACCCGGTTCACGATGCTGGTCCACAGCCGGCCGGAGATCGCGGAGGAGCTGCTGGAGGAGGCCGAGGAGGAGATCCGCCTCCGCTGGCGGGTCTACGAGGCCCTGGCCCAGATGCCGGTGAACGGGCGGAATGGCCGTGCCTGATCAACCCGGGGCAGGGCCCCTAAGCGGGGCCCTGCCCCTCACTTCCATCCTCGCAGCGCATCGGAGGCTTCTATGGTCGATCTCTCCACCCGCTATTTGGGGTTTCACCTGCGGAATCCCCTCATCGCCTCATCCTCTCCGCTGACGGAGGACCTGGAGACCCTCCGCCGTCTGGAGGAGGCGGGGATCGCTGCGGTGGTGTTGCCTTCCCTGTTCGAGGAGCAGATCATCGAGGAAAGCGAGCGCCTGGACTACGGGCTCTCTTACGGGGAGGAGAGCTTCGCCGAGGCCCTGCGTTATTTCCCCGATCTTCACCACTACAATATGGGGCCCGAGGGCTATCTCGAGCACATCCGGCGGGCCAAGGCGGCCCTCTCCATCCCCGTCATCGCCAGCCTGAACGGCGTGACCACCGGCGGGTGGATCCGCTATGCGCGGCTGATGGAGGAGGCCGGCGCGGACGCCCTGGAGCTGAACATCTACTACCTGCCCACATCCCCCGATGAGAGCAGCCAGGCGGTGGAGGAAAATTACGTCCGGCTGGTGCGGGATGTGGTCGCCTCCGTGCGCATCCCGGTGGCCGTCAAGCTGAGCCCTTACTTCAGCTCCCTCCCTTATATGGCCCGGCGGTTCGAGGAGGCAGGCGCCGCCGCCCTGGTGCTCTTCAACCGGTTTTATCAGCCGGACATCGACCTGGAGGCCCTGGAGGTGGTGCCCAACCTGGTGCTCAGCACCTCTTATGAGCTCCGGGAGCGGCTGCGCTGGGTGGCCATCCTGTATCCTCAGGTGCGCCTGGATCTGGCCATCACGGGGGGTGTGCACACGGCGGAGGATGTGCTGAAGGCGATGATGGTGGGGGCGAAGGCCGTCACCATGGCCTCAGCGCTGCTGCGCCACGGGCCGGATCACGTGCGGCGGCTGCTGGAGGACATCCGCCGATGGATGGAGGAACACGAATACGTTTCCATCGAGCAGATGCAGGGGAGCATGTGCCGACAACGGGCCGCCAACCCGGCCGCCTATGAGCGGGCGAACTATATGCGGGTGTTGAGCTCCTTCCCGCGGCCGCGGTGAGGGATCCCGGCGCCGCCTATCCCAGCAGCTCCCGCAGTCGCTCGGCCAGCTGACGGGCCACCTCCTCCGGGCTTCCCTCCAGCCGGATGCGCCGGCGCTCCCGGGAGGGGGCCTGGGCCAGCCCGGAGACCTGCGTGGGGGAACCGGCGGCCCCGATGAAGGCCTCATCGACCTCCAAATCCGCTGCGCTCCAGACGGTCACCCGCTCCGGCGCGAAGGCCCATGGCTTCCGCCGGTAGTCCATGAAACGGGGCTCGTTGCATCCCGTCTTGACCGAGATCACCGCCGGGAGGGGGACCTCCAGGATCTCATACCCGCCGGGCCGCTCCCGACGCCCCCGTACCACCCGCCGCCAGGGATCCAGCTCGATCTGCGTGACCAGGGTGATCTGATGGAAGCCCAGCCACTCGGCCAGCCCGGGCGGCACCTGGCCGGTGGCCCCATCCGACGACTCCTCCCCGCAGAAGACCAGATCCACCGGTCCCAGCTTCTCGATCCCCCGGGCCAGGGTGTAGGTGGTGGCCAGGGTGTCAGCGCCCCCGAACCGGCGGTCGCTGAGCAGGTAGATGTGATCGGCCCCCATGGCGAGCCCCACCCGGAGATAGGGCTCAAAGAAGGGCGGGCCCATGGAGACGATGGAGACCCGCCCCCCGAAGCGATCCTTGAGCTGCAGGGCCATCTCCAGGGCATTCATATCCGGCGGGTTGATCTCCGAGCGGGCCCCTGCCCGATCCAGCCGCCGGGTCTCCGGGTCCACCCGCACCTCCTCCGGCTTGGGCACCACCTTCATGCAGACCACGAAATGCCAGTCCCGGCCGTTCGGGCTCACCATCGTCTGCATCCTCCTCCCGATCTTTCGGGGCGCATCCCTATCCTCGGGCCGGGCCGCCCTCCACCGCCATCCGCTCCGCGCGCAGGGCCTCGATCAGGGCCGGGATCACCTGCAGGGCATCCCCGACCACGCCGTAATCGGCGAACTCGAAGATGGGAGCCTCCGGATCGTTGTTGACCGCGATCACAGTCCCGGCGTTCTGGATCCCGACCACGAACTGGAAGGCGCCGCTGGCGCCGCACACGATGGCCACCTTCGGCCGACACACCACGCCGGTCTGGCCGACCTGGCGCTCCCGGCCGATCAGGCCCTCATCCACCGGCGGGCGGGTGGCCCCCACCTCTCCGCCGAGCAGCTCCGCCAGCTCCCGGAGCAGATCAAACCGTCCGTGGATCCCTCGCCCTCCCACCACCAGGACCGGCGCCTGGGTGAGATCCACCCCCTGGCCGATCACCCGCTCCACCACCCGGGTGTGGAGATCCTCCGGTCGCAGATCCACATCGAGAGGGATCACCGCGCCCGGCCGCCCGGCCTGAGGGGCGGCGAGGGGGAAGACACCCGGCCGCACGGTGGCCATCTGGGGGCGGTGATGAGGCATGGTGATGAGGGCCACCACGCCCCCGCCGAATCCGGTGACCTCTCCGATCAGCAACCCGCCCTGCTCCGGATCCAGGCGCAGATCGGTGCAGTCGGCGGTGAGGCCGGTCCGCAACCGCACGGCCAGACGCCCGGCCAGGTCCCGTCCGTTGGGAGTGGCGCCGCACAGGAAGACGCTGGGCCGCCCCTGCATCAGGGCCCGGAACGCCATCGCCGTGTGGGCCTCGACCGTGAAGGGCTCGAGGAGGGGATGATCCGCCACCCACACCTCATCCGCCCCCCAGGCGAAGGCCTGCTCCACCAGGGGCTTCACCCGATGGCCGAGGAGCAGGCCGGCCACCCGCCAGCCGATCCCATCCGCCAGCTCCCGGGCCTTGGAGAGCAACTCCAGGGACACCCGCTCCAGGACGGCCTGTTCCTGCTCCAGATAGACCCAGATCGCGGGTTGCGCCTCATCGGGACCGTAGAGGGAAGCCGCCATTGGGTTTGCCCCCTTTCCGCTGGATGCGACGCATCAGATGCGCAGGTCCGTTCCGGAGGGGCTGACCGCCATGGCCGCGATCTCGGCCACATCCAGCACCCGTATCCCCTGCACGCCGAGACCCTTCAAGCTGTCCTCCAGGCAGGCCATGCAGAACGGGCAGGCGGTGGCGATCACCTGGGCCCCGGTCTGCAGGGCCTCCTGAACCCGGAGGTCGGCGAACCGCTCGCCGGCCCGCGTCTCCAGCCACATCCGCCCCCCTCCGCCGCCGCAGCACAGGGCCTCCGGACCGGAGTGGGCCATCTCCACCCGTTCCAGGCCGGGGATCGCGTCCAGGATCCGGCGGGGAGCCTCGTATTCGCCGTTGCGCCGCCCCAGGTAGCACGGATCGTGATAGGTGACCCGAAGCCGGACCTCCCGGGAGAACCGGAGGCGGCCCTCCTCCAGCAGGCGGGCCAGATACTGGGTGTAGTGATAGGGACGGAACTCCGCCTGGAACCGGGGGTAGTGATTCTGGAACACATCGTAGCAATGCGGGGAGGTGGTGATGAGCTCCCGCACTCCCGCGTCGGCGAAGATCTTCGCGTTGTTCTGGGCGATCTCGTAGAAGTAAGGGCGGTGTCCGAGGCTCTTGACGGCCTCCCCGCAGCAGGGCTCATCGTTGCCCAGGGTGCCGAAACGCACGCCGGCGGCCCGGAGGAGCTGCACCAGGGCGCGGGCGACCTTCTGGGCCCGCCGGTCATAGGCGGAGGTGCAACCCACATAGTAGAGGACCTCGTGCTGGGCCGGATCGAAGCGGGGCACCTCCAGGTCGCGGGCCCATCGGACGCGGTAGGAGGGAGGCTGGAACCAGGGATTGTTGTTCCAGTAGACCGACCAGAGCACCGCGGAGAGGCCCCGGGGGATGCGACGGGTTTCCCAAGCCTGCTCCCGCAAGCTCTGGAAGATCTCGGAGACCGGCACCCCGCGGGGGCACAGGGCCTCGCACTGAGCGCACGCGGCGCACAACCATAGGTGCTCATCCCCGTCCAGCAGGCCGACCTGGGCCCGGCGCATCATGGCCCGCACGGAGAAGGGCTCATGCCGAACCAGGCCCCAGGGGCACGCGGCGGTGCAGACCCCACACTGATAGCAGAGGGCCATCGCCCCCTGCGTCTCCCGGAACAGGCGCTCCCACAGCGCCTCGTCGGGGGTCAGGACGGGCATCTCGAGCATCACTCGCCTCCTGCCGTCTCAGCGGGCTGGGCCGCACGCTCGGGGGCCGGGACGGCTTCCCCGCGCAGCTTGCGGACGTAGCGGCGGACGACCTCGTCCATCTCCCGGAGCTTCTCCGCGAACTCCTTGCCCTCCGCCGCCGAGATCCAGCGCAGCTGCAACCGCTCGGGCTCGATGCCCATGCGGGTGAACTTCCGCTGCCAATACTGGAAGCGCTTCCAGGTCTGCCGGTTGGCGTAGTTGTAGTGGCAATCCGAACCGGTCTCTGTCAGCCGGCAGCCGGTGATCAGCACCGCCCCAGCTCCTTTCTCGAAGGCGCGGGCGATGAAATCCTCCTCGAAGCGCCCGGAGCACATCGTCCGGATGATCCGCGAGGAGGGCGGATACTGGCGTTTCTCGATGCCGGCCAGATCGGCCCCGGCGTAGGAGCACCAGTTGCAGGTGAACACAAGGCACTTCTCCTCCGGCCGCTCGGCCAGGGCCGCGTCGATCTGAGCCAGGATCTGCTCCTTGGTGAAGAAGGGCATGATGATGGCGTCCGTCGGGCACTCGGCGGCGCACGTGCCGCAGCCCATGCAGGCCGCCTCGATGATGCGCACCTTCCCCACCTTCACGGGGCCGGTGGGCTCGATGGCGTTGAAGGGGCAGACCTTCACACAGCGCATGCACCCGATGCACTTCTCCAGGTCCACCCGGGCGGTGAGGGGCTCCTTCTCGATGACCCCGCGGGCGAGGAGGGCGCCGGCCTTGGCCGCTGCCGCCAGGCCCTGAGCGATGGCCTCCCGCACATCCTTCGGCCCCTGCGCGGTCCCCGCCAGGTAGATGCCCTGGGTGGCCGTCTCCGCCGGGCCCAGCTTGGGATGGAGCTCCATCAGGAAGCCGTCCTCGCTGCGGGAGAGCCGGAGCTGCTCAGCCAGGCCGTCAGCGGCCGGGCGCAGGCCCACCGCCAGGACCAGCAGATCCGTGGGCAGGCGGAGATACGCCTGCGAGAGATGATCGTAGAAGATCACATGGCCATCCTCGAAGGCGATGGCCTCCTGGGGCGGTCGATCGGGATCGTAGCGGAAGAACTGAACGCCCTCCCGCATGGCCTGCTCGTAGAGCTCCTCGGCGTTGCGGCTGTAGGTGCGGATCTCCCGGTAGAGGATCCGCACCTTCTTCCCCATCCGCCGCAGGCGCAGGGCCTGGCCGATCATCGAGGTGCAGCAGTAGCGGGAGCAGCCCATGTTGCCCTGGCGCGAGCCCACACAGCCCACGAAGGTGATGCGCTCGGCTTCGACGGCGCCGCGCCGGAGCATCGCCTCCAGCTCCAGGTTGGTGATGACCCGCGGGTCGCTTCCGTAGCCGAACTCCGTGGGCCGATAGGGCTCCGCCCCTGTGGCCATCACGATGGCGCCCACCTGGAGGGTGGTGCCGTCGCTCAGGCGGGCCTGGAAGTTGCCCACCACCCCGCCGATGGTCTCGATTTGCTTCCCCAGATGCACATGGACGCCGCTCTGGAGGAGCTCCCGCTTCTTCGCCTCCACGAGCTCCCGAGCCTTCAGGCCGGAGGGCGAGAGCTCGTCCAGCTGGTTCAGGAGGCCGCCCAGCTCGGCGCTCCGCTCCACCAGGTGGGTCTCAAAGCCCTGGCGGGCCAGGGCGATGGCCGCCGTCATCCCGGCGATCCCGCCGCCGATCACCAGCGCCCGCTGGGTGAGGGGCAGCTGGGAGGGCTCCCCAGGGGTCAGACGCCGGGCCTTCTCCACCGCCATCCAGACCATGTCCATCGCCTTGACGGTGGCCGCCTCCTTATCCGCCTTATGCACCCAGGAGTCCAGGTTGCGGATGTTGGCCATCTCCAGGAGATACGGGTTCAGGCCCGCGCGCTGGAGCACCCCGCGGAAGATGGCCTCGTGGGTGCGGGGGGAGCAGGCGGCCACCACCACCCGGTTGATCCGCTCCCGGCGGATGGCCTCCTCGATCTCCTTCTGGGTGTTCCCCGCGCAGGAGAACATCTGATGGGTGGCGTAGACCACATCGGGAAGGGTCCGGGCGAACTCCACCACCCGCTCCACATCGACCACCCCGGCGATGTTGCTGCCGCAATGGCAGACGAAGACTCCCACCCGAGGGGTTTCGATGTCCGTAATCGGTTCCACCTGCGGGGGCTCCGGCCAGTGGCGGCGGGTGAGGTGGCTCAGGGCGAGGGCGGCGGCCCCGCTCCCCTCCGAGACGCTGTCCGGGATGTCCTTGGGCCCGGTGGCGCAACCCGCCGCGTAGATCCCCGGCCGCGTGGTTCGCACCAGACCGCCCACCCCCTCCAGGGCCCGGATGAAGCCGTCCTCATCCAGCTCGATCCCCAGGCGCTGGGCCAGATCCGCCAGGCCGTCGGGCGGGGAGACCGCCGTGGCCAGCACGACCATATCGTAATCCTCCGAGACGCGCACCCCCCGCTCCGTATCCTCATAGGTCACCCGAATCCGACCGTCCCCGTTGGGCGCGATCCGGGCCGGGCGCCCCCGGACGAAGCGGGCGCCGGCCTCGCGGGTCCGCTCCCAGAAGCCATCGAAACCCTTCCCGTAAGCCCGGATGTCCATGTAGAGGACGGTCACGTCCCGGATGCCGTGGTCGATGGCCTGGTAGGCGTGCTTGATGGAATACATGCAGCAGATGCGGGAGCAATGCCGGAAGAACCGGCGGTCCCGGGATCCGACGCACAGGACGAACAGGATGTTGTGGGGGTGTTCGCCGTTGGAGGGGCGCAGGATCTCGCCTCCCGTCGGGCCGGCGGAGGTGAGCAGACGTTCGAACTCCAGGGCCGTCAGGATGTCGGGATGGGTGCCATATCCGAACTCCCGCAGCAGCCGCGGGTCGATCGTCTCATAGCCCACGGCCACGATGATGGCCCCCACGCGGCGCACCAAGCGGCGCTCCCGGGGCATCAGGAAATCGATGGCCCCCGGCTGACAGGCCTGCACGCACCGGTGGCACGGAAGGTAATGGGGAGGATCGTTCAGGCAGTTCTCGATGTCGATCACATAAGCGCCGGGCACCGACTGCGGGATGGGGGTGTAGATGGCCTTGCGGGCCGCCATCCCGACGTCGAACTCGTTGGGGAGGACCACCGGGCAGACGCTCACGCACTCGCCGCAGCGGGTGCACTGATCCGTCACAAAGCGAGCCCGCTGGCGGATGGTTACCTCGAAATCTCCCGCATGGCCCTCCACCCGCTCCACCTCGGCCAGGGTGAGCAGCTCGATGTTCGGGTGGAGACCGACCTCAGACATCTTGGGCGCCTCGATGCAGATGGAGCAGTCCAGAGTGGGGAAGTTCTTGTCCAGGATGGCCATCTTCCCCCCGATGGTGGGCTCCCGCTCCACCAGCACCACGCGCGCGCCGGCGTTGGCCAGATCCAGCGCCGCCTGAATCCCTGCGATCCCCCCGCCGATGACCAGGACCGAATCGCTCATCGCGGCCGCTCCTCCGGGGATTCCAGGGGAACTGCGCCACGGAAGGACGGGAAGCGCGTCCGGGCGTATTCATAGCCGGCGGCGAAGGCTTTCCGGTTCAGGGGGACCAGCCGGGGGGCCAGGGTGGTCTCGATGGCCTTCTCCACCGATTCCGGCCGCACCTGTCCCCAGACCCCGGCGAGGAACCCCAGGACGACCATGTTGGCGACGATGCGCCGCCCCAGCTCCTCCGCCAGCCGGGTCGCCGGGATCCCAAGCGGACGATCCTCCGGCCAGGGCTGGACGAGATCCTCCTCTATGATGACGAGGGCGTCCGGCTTGGCCGTAGGGCGGAACCGGGTGTAGGCCTCCTGGGAGAGCAGGATCAGGACGTCCGGCTCCAGCACGAAGGGGTAATCGATGGGCTCATCGGAGACCACCACGTTGGAGCTGGAGGACCCCCCTCGGGCCTCCGGCCCGTAGGATTGAGTCATCACCGCCTCCAGGCCTTCATAGACGGCGAAGGCCTTGCCCAGGATGTAGCCGGCCAACACCACCCCCTGCCCGCCGAAGCCCGCGATCCGGATCTCCACGCGCATCGCATCCTCCCTTCATCGGCGCACCGGCCGGAAGACCTCCCGCTCCCGATCCACGAACCGACCCACGTAAATGGGGCGCTCCTCCCGCAGGTCCACCTCCAGGGCCTCCCAGGGCACCTCCTCCGGCACCCGGTAGACCAGGACGCTGCGGCGGCGATACAGCCGCATCTCCTCCACGCCGTCCTCGATGTCGTTGGGCCGCCCGAAACCCACCGGGCACGGCGCCAGGACCTCGATGAAGGTGAAACCGGGCTTGCGGAAGGAATACAGGATGTCCTGCTTGATCTGGCGGACATGAAGGGTTGTCCACCGGGAGACGAAGACCGCCCCCGCGGCCGCCAAAAGATAGGGGAGATTGAAGGGGTGTTCCGGGTTGCCGTAAGGCGTGGTGGTGGTCTTCGCCCCCAGAGGTGTGGTGGGCCCGACCTGACCGCCCGTCATGCCGTAATTGAAGTTGTTGATGCAGATCACCTTGATGTCCACATTGCGTCGGGCGGCGTGGATCAGGTGGTTCCCGCCGATGGCCGCCAGGTCCCCATCCCCGCTGAACACTGTGACCATCAGCTCGGGCTTCATCAGCTTGAGGCCGATGGCGAAGGGGATGGGGCGCCCATGGGTGACGTGATACGAATCCAGGTTCATATAGCCGGGCACCCGCGCCGTGCAGCCGATGCCCGAGACCACCACATGGCGCTCCACCGGGATGCCGGACTCCAGGATCGCCTGGGCGTAACAGCGCATCACGATGCCGATGCCGCACCCCGGGCACCAGATATGGGGCATGCGGTCCCGGCGGATGAGATCATCCAGGGGATGCTTTTCCGCCACCCACGCGTGCGCCATGGAAGGCTGCCTCCCGAATGGCCTGCAGGATCGGATCCGGCGGGATCATCGCCCCGCCGGCGTGGAAAACCCCCTTCACGGGCTGGGAGACGTAGCGTTCGACCTCGCAGATCATCTGACCCAGGTTCATCTCCGCCACGATGAAGACCTCCGCCTGCTTCGCCAGCTCCCGCACCACCTCGGCCGGGAAAGGCCAGAGGGAGATCAGCCGCAACAGCCCGGCGGGGATCCCCATGCGGCGGGCGTCCGCCACCGCCCGCCGGGCCGAACGGGCGGTGCACCCGTAAGAGATGACCACGATCTTCGCGTCCTCCAGCGCATACGTGTCGTAGCGGATCATCTGATGGGCGTTCCGCCGCACCTTCTCCACCAGCCGGGTCACCAGGCGGTGATGCGTCTCGGCGGACATGTCCGGGTAGCCCCGCTCGTCGTGGGTCAGCCCGGTGAAGTGCACCCGATATCCCTCCCCGGCGTGCACCATAGGAGGGACCAGGTCCTCATCTTCCACCAGGAAAGGTTTGAACCCGTTGCCGGCGGGATAGCGGGGCCGCTTCCGCTCCCAGCGGGGGATCTGGTCTTCGGGCGGGATCACCACTCGCTCGACCATGTGACCGACCACCTCATCGGCCATCACCATCACCGGGATCCGGAAGCGATCGGCCACGTTGAAGGCCAGCACCGTGAGATCGAACATCTCCTGAGGGGACCATGGGGCATAGGCCGCGATCTCGTAATCCCCGTGGGAGCCCCAGCGGGCCTGCATCACATCCGCCTGGCCGGGGAGCGTGGGCAGCCCGGTGGAGGGGGAGCCGCGCTGCACATCCACGATCACACAGGGGATCTCCAGCATGGCCGCCAGGCCCACGCTCTCCATCATCAGACTGAAGCCCGGGCCGGAGGTGGCGGTCATCGCCCGGGCGCCGGCCGCCGAGGCGCCGAGCACCGCCATGATGCTGGCGATCTCGTCCTCCATCTGGATGAAGACCCCTCCCACCTCCGGGAGGCGCTGGGCCATGCGCTCGGCGATCTCCGTGGAGGGGGTGATGGGATACCCGGCGAAGAAGCGGCACCCCGCAGCGATGGCCCCCTCGGCGCAGGCATGGTCGCCGTGCATGAAATGAACGCCCGTCAACACACCCCGGCCCGTCATGCCGAGTCCACCTCAAGGGTGAAGATGGCGAACTCCGGGCAGACCATCATGCAGAACTCGCAATGGACACAGGCGTTCTCTTTGCCGGGCGCGATCTCCGGGTAGTGGTAACCGCGCGAGTTCATCCGGCTGGACATGCGGAGCACCTGCTGGGGACAGAACTCCACACACATCTGACAGCCCTTGCAGCGCTCGGGGATGAGGAAAACCTGCCCCCGTGGGATCCGAACCTGGGTCAGGTTCAGCGGCTGCCGAGCGTAGACCCGCATGATGCCCCCCATATCGGCGGCTGGGGCGGCTCCGGGCACAGCGCGGCACGATGACAGCGGGGAGAGACCAGCGATGCAACCGCCCGCAGTCTCACAGGGTCGACAACGCTGGTTCAATTCTCACCTTAAGAAAATGATCACCCCTGTTGTAGTAATTTTGATCACCTGATCCCTGTGACTTCCATCACGAGGAGGGAAGGCCGGGCGAACGCCACGTGGGAACTCGACATTCTTCACCCCAAAAGCGGGCCGGAGATCACTGGAGAAATCCCCGCGCGATTCTACAGTGATTTGTAGAGGAAAATCGACGACGATCCGGGTTCGCCCCGGAAGCCTCACCGTGGCCGTCCGGGATTCCGCGAAGGGAGAGCTGCGATGGGGGAGATGATCGAAATCCGATGGCATGGGCGCGGGGGCCAGGGGGTGGTGACCGCCGCCCGCCTCCTGGCGGAGGCGGCCATGGAGGCCGGGTACTTCATCCAGGCCTTTCCAGATTATGGGCCGGAACGCAGCGGGGCGCCCATCCGGGCCTTCACCCGCCTCAGCCGCTCCCCGATCTCCCTGCACTCGCAGGTGCAGGCGCCGGATCTCGTGATCGTGCTGGATGAAACCCTCCTGGGGGATCCGACCATCCTGGAAGGGCTGAAGCCCGAGGGCTGGCTGGTGGTCAACTCCGGACTGCCTCCGGACCGGGTCCGGGCCCGGGCGCGGGGCTATCCGGGCCGCCTGGCCCTCCTGGATGCCACCCGGATCGCCCTGGAGGTCCTGCAGCGGAACCTCCCCAACACGCCGTTGCTGGGCGCCCTGGCCCGGGTGACCGGGCTCTTTTCCCTGGAAGATCTCACCCGCCACCTCCACCATCACCTCGCCCCCAAATTCGGGGAGGCCATCGTCCAGGCTAACCTGGAAGCGGTCCGCCGGGGCTTTGAGGAGGTGCGCATCGATCCCGGCCGGATCCCGGCGGGCGAATG is drawn from Thermoflexus hugenholtzii and contains these coding sequences:
- a CDS encoding electron transfer flavoprotein subunit beta/FixA family protein → MQTMVSPNGRDWHFVVCMKVVPKPEEVRVDPETRRLDRAGARSEINPPDMNALEMALQLKDRFGGRVSIVSMGPPFFEPYLRVGLAMGADHIYLLSDRRFGGADTLATTYTLARGIEKLGPVDLVFCGEESSDGATGQVPPGLAEWLGFHQITLVTQIELDPWRRVVRGRRERPGGYEILEVPLPAVISVKTGCNEPRFMDYRRKPWAFAPERVTVWSAADLEVDEAFIGAAGSPTQVSGLAQAPSRERRRIRLEGSPEEVARQLAERLRELLG
- a CDS encoding electron transfer flavoprotein subunit alpha/FixB family protein; translation: MAASLYGPDEAQPAIWVYLEQEQAVLERVSLELLSKARELADGIGWRVAGLLLGHRVKPLVEQAFAWGADEVWVADHPLLEPFTVEAHTAMAFRALMQGRPSVFLCGATPNGRDLAGRLAVRLRTGLTADCTDLRLDPEQGGLLIGEVTGFGGGVVALITMPHHRPQMATVRPGVFPLAAPQAGRPGAVIPLDVDLRPEDLHTRVVERVIGQGVDLTQAPVLVVGGRGIHGRFDLLRELAELLGGEVGATRPPVDEGLIGRERQVGQTGVVCRPKVAIVCGASGAFQFVVGIQNAGTVIAVNNDPEAPIFEFADYGVVGDALQVIPALIEALRAERMAVEGGPARG
- a CDS encoding dihydroorotate dehydrogenase-like protein, coding for MVDLSTRYLGFHLRNPLIASSSPLTEDLETLRRLEEAGIAAVVLPSLFEEQIIEESERLDYGLSYGEESFAEALRYFPDLHHYNMGPEGYLEHIRRAKAALSIPVIASLNGVTTGGWIRYARLMEEAGADALELNIYYLPTSPDESSQAVEENYVRLVRDVVASVRIPVAVKLSPYFSSLPYMARRFEEAGAAALVLFNRFYQPDIDLEALEVVPNLVLSTSYELRERLRWVAILYPQVRLDLAITGGVHTAEDVLKAMMVGAKAVTMASALLRHGPDHVRRLLEDIRRWMEEHEYVSIEQMQGSMCRQRAANPAAYERANYMRVLSSFPRPR
- a CDS encoding (Fe-S)-binding protein; the encoded protein is MLEMPVLTPDEALWERLFRETQGAMALCYQCGVCTAACPWGLVRHEPFSVRAMMRRAQVGLLDGDEHLWLCAACAQCEALCPRGVPVSEIFQSLREQAWETRRIPRGLSAVLWSVYWNNNPWFQPPSYRVRWARDLEVPRFDPAQHEVLYYVGCTSAYDRRAQKVARALVQLLRAAGVRFGTLGNDEPCCGEAVKSLGHRPYFYEIAQNNAKIFADAGVRELITTSPHCYDVFQNHYPRFQAEFRPYHYTQYLARLLEEGRLRFSREVRLRVTYHDPCYLGRRNGEYEAPRRILDAIPGLERVEMAHSGPEALCCGGGGGRMWLETRAGERFADLRVQEALQTGAQVIATACPFCMACLEDSLKGLGVQGIRVLDVAEIAAMAVSPSGTDLRI
- a CDS encoding FAD-dependent oxidoreductase, with translation MSDSVLVIGGGIAGIQAALDLANAGARVVLVEREPTIGGKMAILDKNFPTLDCSICIEAPKMSEVGLHPNIELLTLAEVERVEGHAGDFEVTIRQRARFVTDQCTRCGECVSVCPVVLPNEFDVGMAARKAIYTPIPQSVPGAYVIDIENCLNDPPHYLPCHRCVQACQPGAIDFLMPRERRLVRRVGAIIVAVGYETIDPRLLREFGYGTHPDILTALEFERLLTSAGPTGGEILRPSNGEHPHNILFVLCVGSRDRRFFRHCSRICCMYSIKHAYQAIDHGIRDVTVLYMDIRAYGKGFDGFWERTREAGARFVRGRPARIAPNGDGRIRVTYEDTERGVRVSEDYDMVVLATAVSPPDGLADLAQRLGIELDEDGFIRALEGVGGLVRTTRPGIYAAGCATGPKDIPDSVSEGSGAAALALSHLTRRHWPEPPQVEPITDIETPRVGVFVCHCGSNIAGVVDVERVVEFARTLPDVVYATHQMFSCAGNTQKEIEEAIRRERINRVVVAACSPRTHEAIFRGVLQRAGLNPYLLEMANIRNLDSWVHKADKEAATVKAMDMVWMAVEKARRLTPGEPSQLPLTQRALVIGGGIAGMTAAIALARQGFETHLVERSAELGGLLNQLDELSPSGLKARELVEAKKRELLQSGVHVHLGKQIETIGGVVGNFQARLSDGTTLQVGAIVMATGAEPYRPTEFGYGSDPRVITNLELEAMLRRGAVEAERITFVGCVGSRQGNMGCSRYCCTSMIGQALRLRRMGKKVRILYREIRTYSRNAEELYEQAMREGVQFFRYDPDRPPQEAIAFEDGHVIFYDHLSQAYLRLPTDLLVLAVGLRPAADGLAEQLRLSRSEDGFLMELHPKLGPAETATQGIYLAGTAQGPKDVREAIAQGLAAAAKAGALLARGVIEKEPLTARVDLEKCIGCMRCVKVCPFNAIEPTGPVKVGKVRIIEAACMGCGTCAAECPTDAIIMPFFTKEQILAQIDAALAERPEEKCLVFTCNWCSYAGADLAGIEKRQYPPSSRIIRTMCSGRFEEDFIARAFEKGAGAVLITGCRLTETGSDCHYNYANRQTWKRFQYWQRKFTRMGIEPERLQLRWISAAEGKEFAEKLREMDEVVRRYVRKLRGEAVPAPERAAQPAETAGGE